TCCTCTTAAAGTCGTTCTTTTATTTCGCACATTGCTTTAGCTTTTACCTTTTACCATTTAAACTTTTCATTTTACTTTAAGAGCTCCAGGAGTGTTTGAGCGGTTCCCCGATGCCTTACATTTCCTTTAAGATCAGCTGGTCGACTAATTATTCCGGCCTAATTAGAAATTATGAGTGCTGTAATTTAGGATCTATTCGACTAGAAATGTTTTAAAAGTATGTAAATAGTAAATTTATGAAGTAAGACATAAAAGAGCAGAGTAAACTCCCACTTCTCAGCCCTTACTCCATCCTCAGCTCAATTCCCCCATTTTATTTACGCATCGGGGGGCAATTACATGATAATTAAATGAATTTCACGGTTAGTCAGCCAAAATGTGTGTCTACAAAATACCATGATCAAAGTAAAATCTGTTCAGGTTCACGTGGCCGTCGTGTAGGTTACGCTCGACAAAAAGATGATTTGGCCTCCCTATGATATTGTTAAAAATCCCATTTAAAAAGCGATCGGATCTTTTCTGGCGCGGGGCTTTGAGGCTGCGTTTGTGTTAGACTTGGATTTTCTCTTGGTCTTTTACCAACACGCAGtcaaagcacacacactcagccaaaGCGCCTCTGCCGAGACTGCTGCCCCTCACAGAACAACCAAACACCAACAGTGGCCACCTTATTCCATACTCCCTCCTTCTGTATTAGtgaattttatttctttattttctattgGATTGATTTAATAAAGTGTGAGAAGAAATGACGCACAGCTTAATCCCAGACTTTCAACTGGGAATCATCTCCAGTTTTCCCCGAATTCCGTTTAGATTAAATGAGCACCAAAAAAGGGTAAAACGCCAAAGCGCCTCAGTAGGtcagaataaataaaacagtaaacagGCCGATGTAGCCCGAGATATAAAGTGATGGCAGACTCGTGATTGTGTTTGAGATTACCCACATAATGAATGAACCGCAACAGTGGTCGCCGGTTAAAGACAGTAAACCCCTTGCAGACTGTCCGCTCACTTCTACACATAAAGATGCCACGAACACTACCTGGCGTGATTAAGAAATACGTGTTTTATTCGTAATGCATTTCCACGTTTGATTAACTTACTTCAGTACAAGAATTGGGATTGAAAGGTTCTTCGTCATACGAGGTAAATAAAACCCAAAAGAACGGGTAAAAGGACAACATCCAAATACATCTGCAGCAGACAGGTGATtcaccttttttcttttcttttcttttctttttttttttgtttgtttgtttacctgcAGCGCGATCCACAAGACCATAACTGACCTTCATTCGTGCACATTGTAACACACGGACACATCATAGTAGGGTCTACAAGTTTGGGGATTACAACATTATTTTACAAGCTCAAAATCGCCTTAAATACACTAGCAATGATTTATAGCTGGGATATACAATCATTCAGGGGAACActttacaatattttattatacacatacacattattATACTTTAAAGTAACAGTCCTTTATGCACCGGGTGcatgcaaaaataaaataaagtttatcTGTCAGCAACGGTTGAGTTCAGCAAATAatgacagcaacaacaaaaaaagcccAACAACTAAGAAGTGTTAAGAACCGGTCTTGAATACACACCTTGGTAGTAAGACGCCTCTAAAGCAGAGGGGTCCATGCTGGCTCTCCCGGCCATGGAGGCACTGCCGAGTGGCAGGCTGGAAGACATACCTGAGCCATAAGATGAATATTGCAATGCTTGTTCATAAGCTTTCAAGTCCAGTTTGTGCTGTTGCTCCGAGGAGGACATTAAATTATTGATGGAAAACGGGTGGTTGAAAGAGTAATGGGGGTCTCCCTTTAGGTGCAGCTGAGACTCGTGGGCCATAGAGTGCGGGGGCAAAGGGATAGAGGAGAGAGATGTGGCTGAGCTGGCCACGGGGTGTATCTGCGGGCCACTGCTCTTTAGTTCGGAGTTGGCGGTACCGCTTCTGTGCTCCAAGCTGTGAGGGCTAGAGGACTGGTTTGCGCTGGCTATGGAGCTGGAGTCCATGTGCCcggtctttgtgtttgtgttgtcgCTCGAGGGCGAACCTGACCCGTTCTGGTCTTTCCTCCCGTCGGGCCCTTTCCCACTTCCCACTACCTTTTTGTCACATTTGAAGCGCTTCTGTCTGCGGAGGTAACAGCCATTCTCAAACATATTCCCAGAATCAGGATGCAGGGTCCAATAAGAGCCTTTCCCTGGCTTGTCGGGCGACCTAGACACTTTGACGAAACAGTCATTGAAAGACAGCGAGTGTCTGATGGAGTTCTGCCACCTTTGTTGATTTTGACGGTAGTATGGAAAAAGGTCCATTATCCACTGGTAGATCTCACTAAGCGTGAGCATCTTGCTCGGTGACTGCTGAATAGCCATGGTGATGAGCGATATGTAGGAGTATGGAGGCTTGGCATGGGGATAACTTCTCCTGAAAGTCTTGTTGTCCCGTGCCCTGTTGAGGTTGGGCTGGGCGTATGTCATGGGGCTCATTGTGGGGCTGATGCTTGAGTAGGGGTTCAGTGCATTCATGGAGGTGTGCTGGGCCGAAATCGCATTCATGTTGGTGGGGCTAAGCGCCGTACCCATGGAAGATACCCCGCCACTCATGCCGTTCATTGCGCTGCTCGCACTCGACTGCATCCCTGCCATAGTCCCCGGGCTTAGTCCAGCACTGAGAGCAGGGTTCGCATAAGACATGTTGAAGGAACTAGAGGTCATATTCCCACTGGTGGACATACTCATGTAACTGTTCATACTGTTCATAGAGCTCAGTCCAGCGTTCATGCTGCTGTTGGTCATGGGAGAGTACACCTgaaatgaaaacatcataaatgTTATTGTTGACTTTTTAAACTAATGTTTAGGATATAAATATTTTTGGTAATGGGAATGACTCTATTTACTAATTTACTATGTGCACATTTGATCTTCTGATATCtgactgtaaaactgtaaaaataatcTAAGCATGGAAATACGAAAGAAACAGTGAGCAACATTATATCACAGATAGTGTTAGTGGGATTACTTTGCCCTTAGAAATATTAATTCTATAGTATGAAAGAATCTAGTTACAGTACTCTTTATTATAGATACTGTATGTAGAATTACAGGTGTACATTTATTGGAATGGGACCAGGTGTGTAGTGATTGTAATGTGACTAAATATGTTTaatcatttttgtctgtttattatatattgGATTATTGTTGTGCTATATTGTAGGTTCTATAAATACCTATTTACAAAAGGGTATCTTTGTTCTATGGAACTATTGCCTTTACAACGAAGCCACGAGTCTCTTTTaaagtgtatataaaatatgattctaaattataatttaataatacattttggtTTCCAATATGTAGACAATGTAGAATACTTTTTATAGTAATGACTAGTAATGACTTAAATTCAGCAAACCTTACTCAGGAATAATGAAACCATACTAcacttaattattaaataaaggcatacaaagtttaaaaaaagttttcgTAATGACTCAGAACATGACCACCCAAAATCAAAATAGTTTCTTAAATCCTTACATTTTcaatattaaaaaacacagttaTACTAGTTTAAAGCATAAGCGTATTTTCAGCAGCCCTGCAGTAACAGTACCATCCTAACGACCACTGCACAACGGGATCACTACCGCCACCAAGTGGGACGGCCAGCACTGTGTAGAACCTGATTAAAACCCCATTAAAAAAGATATTTTCATTTCTAGGCTTCAATTAGCTGCTGAGGAAGTGGAACAGAGGATAGATCTGTCTATAAATAACACTGTATTTCATCAAATCTGCATCACGCTTGTTTTACAACTATGGCCACTGACTATTTTACAGTCTCCACATTACAGTAAACAGAAGTGATCACACGTACCTCTTGCGCATCGGTATAATAGCTACTCCAGTCTGGAGTTTCGTGTCCTTCCATTTTCACTGCTCCCAGCATTATGGTGGAAATCTACAGGTCGTCAACATGCAGTTCTCAGACTGAAGTTTTCACAAAGTGCTTCAGCGAATGGTGCGCCAATCAGGGGTGGGATGTTGCGCGGCGGTTTGGGCGGACTGAGGAAATGTTGGGAGCGCAGTGAGTTGAGGGCTGTGGAGATCTTCCCCTCGCTGTTACGTAGAGAGCGGTACAGCCCACTTCACGGGCTCATTTGCCTAGGTCGCTCTCCTTACTCAACGAACACCTAAATATTCCTCTGCTCTCGGACAGGAGCAGTTGGGCTATTTTTGAAGTTATATGAAATCATGAATAAAACAAGGCCTATCCATTTACACTGCTCGTAtctaaattatttaaaacaacaaaaacaaaaacaaaaataaaaacagtgcaTTCCGTAAACTCTTACTGCAGGCCTCATGTTTTAAACGTACTAAATTATTTTTGtctgaataagtaaaaaaaaaaaaataataataatactgctatCACATTACATCATTTTACCTAGCTATATTTACACAATATGACGCATTTTGGGTGAGGTGTAGagctcttcctgatggtgttgAAGGTGTTGATGTCGTGCGTATAAAGTTAACACAGCTCCCGCCATCCCGCCCCTCTCTCGGATAAACAAGGCTTACATTTCCCCACTGTAGCTGCGCACCTGCTAATGAGCGAATAACAGCGCTCATCATCCACTTACAGCGGATTATCTCCGAGTGATCTCTCACACAATTACAGCACAAATCGATTTTCCACGGGGCGGAATGAAACGGCTCCTCAGGCAGAACATTACACCGTGTTATCGCCGCCCCCTGAGAGAGGGGCTTCACTTCAGTGGGCCTGAACTACACGGCGAGTCGCAAAACCAAGGGCACGATTTCATGGATTGAGACATGAAGACTTTTATTCTCTGCGGATCTTTATTTCAGCTCAGAGAAAGTCAACCTGATCCAGTCAGACCCTGTAGGTGTTATGGCATGAGAATGTAGCTAGAACGATTAAACGATATGCTCGTTTTATAAGAGTTTCGTTTGTACTTAAGCATTAATGCTCGATTTGAGttcttaaaaaatatattaataaaaaatgaataataatttaaagtaaCACATTTCCCCCTAATCGCAAGCGCTGGAGTTATTGCactaatatacatataatatacagtatgtttatGTCAGTCAGACATCCAATACTTATACTTAGCTATAACCTCATAGCAACAGTGCAAAGCTAAGGAAATACGCCAACCGTGCTCGGGCTGGTCGACTGTTCGGGTAATTGCGTAATTAAAGGCGTGTAcgttatattttatttgatgttGAAATAATGTTTGAAATGTACACGGTTCATTTGGCGCTGACAGAACAGTCTCCTCAGTCAATATCCGAGCTAGAAATGCTGAGGCAGCATCGAAGCAGGCGGGTTTGTTGTCTACGGCCTTCAAATAGCACTACTGAAACCGTGTGAACGTAATGGTGGAGACCTAAAGCAGGTGTAACCCACAGCAGTTATTAATCTGCGTAGTTTCTAACTGAGCTGAACACACGGTCAccgctgctgtgttctctgtgggTTCACATAAGAAGTGTCCGGCGCCTCGTTTCCACAGCTCGGTTTACGGGTTGGTTGCTAGGAGACAGGGCTGCTGGCCTGCGCGCGGAGAAAGTGGAGGAAAGTTTCAGAAAGTCGCTTTGAAGAAGGTCAGAAAGTGAGCGATATTTTCAGCTCGCAGGTAGCCTAAAGAGGTAGATACATAACTCGAGGATGGATAAGACGTCCCGAGAGAAATCTGTGTTAAAAGGTAGGAGTcgttttcatttaaaaaggctttaaaagtttaaaagtgACTCAGTAAGATCTGCTAGCATTAGCTGGCTATGTTAGCTAGCGCTCACCCACAGGGTTCAAACTGCAGACGTCACGTTTACAATAACATGTTTCCAAAtaagctacagctacagctcacGTAGCTACATGTTAATCAAGAGGCTTATCTTTAAAACATTAAGTCTGTCCTTCTTTAAACTGAACCTTTTAACACTGGAATTACTCAGGGATACCAGGACAGGCCTACTTCCAGTCTTTCACACCCTGATTTCCAACCACAAGATTTCCCTCTGTCCTCTGTACAATCAGAAAAATCAAAAACACCATTTTCCTcaaaacataaataaagtaCCAGAGAAAATAACATTATAAGCTGATACAAAGCAGTTAATAGCAGTGCGTAGAGTTAGAGTTAAAGATAGAGGAAAATAAGACAAATTGTGAACTGGTGTGCCTTTACATCATGTCAGTACATATGATTTTGGCCAGGGTTTTTTAAACACACAATTAAATGTTTCACTATGAAATAATATGTTAGTGACTAAGCTTCTTTCCCAATTTTGGTTATCTTGTCCAGTGCTGGGTCATGTCTGTACAGTGGAGTGTTGATTTACCAAAGCTATCATCTTGACCCAGCATCTTGAGGAAGCCTGCTTTACCTAAATGTATTACTGGTTAAAAAAGAGCTATATCCAGGGCATTTAGTATGTGCATTTAGTATGTGTGGATTGTTTTTTCTTGACCTTTCTATTTAATAATGTCATGTTTTTTCATTCTATTAAATGTTGACTGTTCATATGCCCTTGGAGTTTATGTGTCCCTACGGCTACGACATAATACAATGGCAATTTAGTAAGCCTAAAACAGAAAAGCCCTACCAATATGACTGATCATTCCGCCAACACATCTATTAATTAATGAACATGCACCTCCTCTATTGATTTTAAATGTCATGCTTTGTGCCCGAATTCCAAATGTCAGGAATTTGTGTTTCGTACAACTGGCAGAGTCAGACTAAAACACAGTAGAATGAATGTTACAAACAGAGCCTTGCATTGTAACCTACACCCAGCACTGTTGACTTCAGTCTCTAAACTCCTAAAGACCTGGATATAAGTTTAGAAAGAAAAGAATTCTTAGAAAGAAGCAATCAGCTGTCGTAAATGTCATAGCACAGAAACGGAGAAGTAGCCAAGTCAGCCCGCCTGGTTTGGGCGACACCAGCTGGTTTCTTACTgaattctttattattattattttttttttttttacaaaatgtacTTGGTTTGTTACCACGAACACCAGATATTAGATACTCGCTCATATCGCTGATTGTCACTGTATGAACCATTTGTCCAATAGAAACGACAAGCGAAACTATGGAGAAAATAGTCTGTCCGTACTCCTTAAGGAGACAAAGCTACGAGCAAACCACTAGTAAACAAGTACAGCTTGTGATTTACTATAGGTAAACAAGTTTATCATTTTAGAAATACATTTACTGTTGCGTTATGATTtaagctacataggacacctTAAAATCGGTAATTAAATCGTCTGCTGAGTGTCTGACTGATGCAGGAACTTACATCAATACGTGTATAATCAGAACTAGTACACCAGCACGTACCTGGCGAACACCTGAGGGCGGTTCTCGCTGTGTGGTGATTCTTTTGTCATTTGCTGAAGAATTTCAAATGTATGCTGTTTGAATTGTGAAACATCTAGAATGACAATTTTACAGGAATTACCTTCAATATTTATTTACCTTCAAGTTGCACTGAGTTATCTAAAGCATCAATCGAATATGCAACTGAAGTGAGTcatgtattaattattaaatgtcTGATGACAATAAACAAACGAAGCGCCAGAATGATCTCGTTTTGTCATAATAGGCCTGGGAGTTGATTCCAAAAGGAGTCGGTTCCTCCATTCCAGGCATTTGGGAATCGAGTGCCGACCTCTTTGGACTTCAGTTCCCGCGAAGTGAGATACCTTGCTATTGCAGACCAGTGACTACAGAAAGCAcctttctctttttacagtCTGAAAAAAAGTGCTTATACGTCAAACACATACAGTAATAATCTGTCTGTAtttttagtaaaagtaaaatataaatTTGTAGAATTTGTGGCAATCAGGAATACTTTAGTTAGCTCCTGTTCAGTTAGCTTGCTTGAAATCCATTTAATGAAGTCCTCTCATTTCGAATCAAATTTAACCAAAATTTCTGCAGTGAACAGTGCTtggtgttagtagtagtagtaatagtagtctTTTTCATTATCGCTTACTTGTTTGCAATGAGTTGTTCCAACATGTTTAACacagcaaataaataattattgatgaattatttgaatttgaaataatatatatattaattattttctatAAGAGTGTTTTGATCATTGTTAATTTTCTGGGTTCTGCAGGAAACATGCCTGGAACACTGAGGACATTAAAGTACAGCGAGCAGCTAAAGATGAAGGAATTGGTTGAGGAATTGCGTAAAAAATCTCAGCAAGAGTATCAACAAACAAGAAGCCTGTTAGGTGGTCAAGCACGTCTGCTGTCTGCAGATGTTCACCAAATATTAAGTAGGCCTGAGACCCAGAAGCCACGTGTGTCTACTGTGTCATACAGCTCTGAAGCAGAACTCCAAGCAGACCTTCCTTCAGCCTTGTCCTTTCCACAAAGTACTCTATCAGACAATATCTCAAAGACATCAAAGATGAGAAGAAACATTAAACCAAATTTGCCCCGTGATGATGCATCCATGAGTGCACAGACTTTGCCAAAGCATGGTGCTGGACAAGAGGCGGCCAAGAAGCCAGCCATAGCATCTCTTGCAGGAACAGCTAGATTAGTATCTCTATCCAAAAGACCTCAACCCCCTGCTAAGCCTAGATCAGAGAGGCCTTCATCTGCAGTGGGGGTTTTTAAGAACCACACTCATTCAGAACAGTTGTCAGGTGGAAAGAAAAAAGCTCCTAGCATTCAGATTCAGCAGTCGACGGTTCTGGGTAGAGGCCACTTGCTGACCTCCTCTAGCTCTGATGAAAGTACAGCAGTTAGTGAGGAATCTGTTACTGATGATCCTGAACAGAGTAGGCAAACGCAAAGAAAGGCAAGcaacaaaaagagaaaacagctgAAGGACACTCGACAAGAACAGAGGACTTCTAAAGAACGCAGCTCATGCAGTTCTAAAAGCAGCTCTGCCACCAGCACCATTCAGAGTGTAAAGTCTGTCACTGAACTACTAGAGGAGGCAAGTAATATTGCAGCTGGGCGACAGCAGGAGATTGACCACCAGAGGGTGCCACAGAAAGCAATGATGGATGT
The Salminus brasiliensis chromosome 10, fSalBra1.hap2, whole genome shotgun sequence genome window above contains:
- the foxa1 gene encoding hepatocyte nuclear factor 3-alpha, producing MLGAVKMEGHETPDWSSYYTDAQEVYSPMTNSSMNAGLSSMNSMNSYMSMSTSGNMTSSSFNMSYANPALSAGLSPGTMAGMQSSASSAMNGMSGGVSSMGTALSPTNMNAISAQHTSMNALNPYSSISPTMSPMTYAQPNLNRARDNKTFRRSYPHAKPPYSYISLITMAIQQSPSKMLTLSEIYQWIMDLFPYYRQNQQRWQNSIRHSLSFNDCFVKVSRSPDKPGKGSYWTLHPDSGNMFENGCYLRRQKRFKCDKKVVGSGKGPDGRKDQNGSGSPSSDNTNTKTGHMDSSSIASANQSSSPHSLEHRSGTANSELKSSGPQIHPVASSATSLSSIPLPPHSMAHESQLHLKGDPHYSFNHPFSINNLMSSSEQQHKLDLKAYEQALQYSSYGSGMSSSLPLGSASMAGRASMDPSALEASYYQGVYSRPVLNTS